The stretch of DNA TAAAATCCAGCTGTCGGAAGACCTTGTGCTAGAAAGGCAAACCGTGCGCGCCGGTACGCCACTGTCCGCCGTTATTGAAATCGCCATcgcggagaaggagagatCAATAGGACAGTCTCCCGCTATCCTGGAAGCTGTCATGAAATCTTTGGAGGTCCAAACACAGTCAGTTTCGTGTTCGTTAAAAACCATCGCAAAAGCTGATATGTGCTTCAACAGATATCCCGTACTTCTGGCGGTTGACGATTTCCAGGCTTTGTACGGTAAGACCGCTTACCGAGATCCACATTTCGACGCCATTAGGTCATACCACCTGTCAATACCAAGAATGATCATGGAATACGCTTCCGGGAGGAGAAACTTTGTGCGCCCCTTTTCAATTGTTTTGGTGTCATGGGTAGTATTGACGCTGTTTGATCCGTTTTTAGGCTCGTGGTGCAGTTTTTGGAGCCCTTTCTCTATCTCAATCCAACTACCCTCTGCCTCTTGAACTCCGCGATGCTCTGCAGTTACAAGAGCTAGATGCATACCCTGTGTCTCCATACCTCAAGCGCAGCAAGGATATGCTGGCGTACACTGAAGGCCTCAGAAAACTTGAAGTCCCGGCGAAGCTGAGTATGCAGGAAGCACTAGCCGTTTTCGAGATCTGGAAGAAACGCATGGCTATTGGAAAAGGTTAGCACATTGGTATCCGGATCAGTAGTCAATGAGCTGACCTGTGTTCTAGATAACTCATTCTACGATGAGATTTTCCTTAGCAAGTACACGGAATCAGGTGGAAACGCTAGGGATTTTATCTGGAAAGGTCTTCTTTCCACCACTGATCTATAATAGCGATCCTTGACCTTCTTAATTATTACCCGTGCTTTAATCTCAATCGAAAGTGGCAACAGTTTCATTCCAGAGATATACGATTGCACTTATAACAGACTGAGATGACATAGCAGGTCATCTCATTAGTGAAGGCCGTATTCCCAAATTGATTGTGATAGTCGTCCTCGCATTTTCCCGGACGCCCTTCACTGACATGTGTCAACAATGTTTTAAGAGAAACACCGCTGTTTTGATAAATGCACCATCTCGTTGATAAATGAAATTTTTACCAGAGcatgaagaagagaagacTACCTCGAGTGCTGCGTCGTAGTCAAGGAAGAGGCCCCTGGACATCCTAAACGCGCACACTCCTCAGCTGATGAGACTTTAGGAGGTGCCCGCGGCCGAACTTTCTCAGTGTATCGTTTACCCCGTCCCCTAATGCCTGGGTCTAGACGCGCTTGCTAGTCAGTGATTCCTAGtactcctgctcctgctcctacTGATTAGGTGAGGGCAGGTTATGTGCCCGACCTACATAGACGAGTTTCATGGAAACCGGGTACAGAATCCATCTCAGACTGGGTCATCCTCCATTAAGAGGTCGCACCCTTTCGAAATATAACTTGAAATGCACAAAATCTATAATTGTAGTTGCGGTTCAGAGTGCTGCGAGAACGGGCTTTGTCGTGCTTTAAATGCGGCTGGGTCAGTTAAGAGTCGGGGATTTCAAGGATCATGGATCAAGCTTTCTAGCAATCAGAGTGAAGCTAACTATACTATCTCGAGTCAGGGCGGGTAGCAGTATCTTGACCTGCTTATGCCCGTTTCTCCCCTGACACTACCTCACCTGCTTCGTCAAATAGAAACTACATCTACGTACGACCGACTGACGGGCGACTGACTGGCAGGCGAACACAATGCGGACGAGACAGTCACTCTCGCCGTCATCGCCGTCGACTCGAAAGCGGATTCCGACGATACCACCAGTGCCTCGTTCCAAGCCTCCTCTGCCACCCATGGCTACTGTAACGAAGAAGGTGGTGTTTCCTCATGCCGACCACTGCGATAGCGATGTGAAAGACGAGCTCCTCCCTATGTACGAAGTGTACAGACTGACTGGGGCCAAAACTCCATATTCGTATTATTTTGCGCGAAGGCCAAGCCTGCAACCGGGATCTGCCATTGGTACAGCGCCTACAGTGAGGGCCCAAAGATACGACGCCGATGACATAACTGCCCTGGAGGAATCTGAATCTCGGCGTATGTCATCCATTTCTTCCCTATTGTGCTTTTTTTACGCACGAAATGCCTCCCATATATGTGTTTTGCGATGTGATGTTTTATGCTGACGTTTGATTTGGCTTTTGTTCAGGTGCTGCTCgattgaagaggaggcgtACTATTGGCGACGCCCATAGTATTATTGGGCGCATCTCCTCCTAcacctcgtcctcctcaACGACCACCAAACCCACTGTCACTACTAGGATCAAACTCCAGGACGCGAAGGAGCAGCGTACGCGGCGACCACGGCCATCCACGTACATCGAAGAGACAGAGAACATGAAGCAAACCAAGTCAAACGCAAATTCAAAGGCCCAGGCTCAGGTGCAGGCTCAGAAAAAATCAGAAAAGGTTCGAAGCCAAAGCCAGGGCCGTTCTCCGATAACGCAGAAACCTGTAGCCGCTGGGCCTACACGGTTACATACGCCAACCCTGCGCACGAATATGCATATGTCGACGACAAGTGTGCTCCTTTTGCCAAACCTCAACACCGACTCGCTGTGGCTAAACCGGCCCACCAGGCCGCGAGCAAAAACAAACGATGCCCTGGTACAAgtaaaggagaaggagaaggtaGAGAAGGAGGTAGATGGTGTTCGACATGCTTCTGCATCTTCGACGGCTACTTTGGTCCCgaatcctcctcttcttcctccaccgGACGTCCTGGTTCATGCACAAACAACGAGTCCGCTGGTGGTTCCTGTGCGTCCTGCACGTCCTGCTGAATCGCTGTACTCCAACGAATCGACGTTCCGTACGATATGTGCATCTGCTTCAATGCAGGAGAACGACGTGGACGCGTTGCGCGGCCCGACATCAAATCTTCGACCTCAACCACAACCTCAGACAGGTCCTCAATACCTTCATCCACATGGAGACCATCAGCAACTCAAACAGCTGAACATGGAGAAGCGAAGGTCAAAGCTGCGCTCGCCTTCCGTGGCGACGTCTGTGTCATTCTACAGCCAGAAGAGTTTCCCTCATCGGCTTCAGCTCCCTACGGATGTCGACACAGAAGAGCTTGCGTGGCTCGTTatcgatgacgatgacgacggcGATGGAAATGTAGGCGATAGTCAAACCGGTCCGGGTATCAAAGATCCAGCATATCTTTCAGCTGACTATACTGCAAACCAGCCACGGGATGGAGGGCGCCATCCGTCAAGTAGTAACTTGAGCCTCCTATCTGACGGCAAGTCGACTGGGACAGTGAGATCGCAGAACCGCTCAACACGTACACGGAGTACCAGACCCAAGACCCGCTCTCGCTCACGCTCGCGCCACCGCTCCGGGAGAGCTGGTGGAAGTAGCAGCAATCGACAGCGGGAAAAACAGCCTCCTACACCGTCAATATCACCGTCAGCATGGTCTGCAACCCGCCTCGGACCCTCTGCATCGCGCACGCCATCGATAGCACCCTCCGCGTGGTCCGCAccaatgtcgatgtcgatgtcagCACGGTCTGTTCGCACAGTCGGATCTCGCGCACATTCGGTGGCGCCGTCGGCATGGTCGAGGGCGAAATCTGACTCGCTGTCGATCGCTCGTTCAAACTTCACAGCCACATCTCGGTCGACGGCAACGTCGAGATCcacgtcgacgacgacgtcagGATGGGCGCGCAGGGATATTACAGAGGTACAGGAGGATATGAAGTCGTTCCTCGATATGTCAGAGGATTCGAGGTGgcatttttcttcctcctcttcgtcttcgtcttcgtcatcggCTGCGTCTGTGGTCTCTGCTTCGCCGTCTTCGTGCTCTTCACCAGAAGTGGGGTGTGGGCCCGTGCCGGAAATATCGGTATCTGTGCCAGTACCTGCTGGGTCCTCACCTGGTTTAGTTGAGGGTAAGGACATTACAGGATCAGCGAGCGAAGTGAAAGAGACGGCGAGAAGAAGGTGGCAAGATAGGGAGTCGACAATCCTTCCTCAATCGCGGAACGCTAGTCCAACGCAGCAGAGCATCGACCTGGATTTCGCTGACGACATGCGGTACAGCCCGAGCCTAAACCCAACGCTGGCGTATATCGTATTCGGGCCGGAAGATGATGGTGTGGGCGTCAACCTTGCAGAGGAGTCACTGTCGCTCTCGCCTGTCCTGATACCTCCGTCCTCACCCTCGCTTTCTCATAAGTTGAATCCACCGATGATTCAATCTAGCACGGCGTCAACATCCTCGTCGACGGCCGTTGCTTCGAGCTCGGATGTCCACTTTGACAATGGTTCTGGAAAGGGGGCTGTAGCTGTCACAGGACCCTCGAGTTGGGgtgaaaaagaagaggaaattTGCGAGGATTACGATTATGGTGTGGCGGTCGACGTGTTGGTGGATCATCAGCACGAGCGTAAACGTAGTCCCCATTCCCATCCGCGTTCGCAGCGCCGGCACCGGCGACATGGATCGCACAAATCGCTTGCGAACAAAGACGATACGAGTGAAGTTGTTGTGGTTGTCgtggaggagaaagagggcATAGTCCACTTGATGGATGCTACGGAGGGCCAGAAGGACATTGAGGTGGTATTGGGAGCAAACGAAATGATTGACGTATGGAATGAGAAGGAGAAGTCGGAGAAGGAGAACCTGAAGCCACACAGGAGTTCGAATTCAGGTTTGGGTCCTGCTTCAAAGTCCGGAGCGCCTTCACCCGAGGGTAGGCGGTCGCAATCGAGGGCACGGGCTCGAGCTGGCAGCAGAGCCCGGAATGAGGATGGTGGTGCTGTAGCCTCGCGGAACAGTCGTCATTCTCAGCATGGCAGTGGCCACGGTTCGATTAGGTCCAACATTCCTCCCAGCCACGCGGCACCACCTGCACATCTTCCCCGCCCATACATTAACTCGAAATCCAGTAAAAATGTGGGTGGTGGTTCGGGCACGCGGATGCAGGCGCGGAGCGTGCGTGCGGTACGGAAGAAGACTTCTGCGCGCACACTGAGGAAGGACTTTGGGAGTCGCAATATCGGTGTTGGTGTTACGGGTATTGTCGGTGTCGATTCAGGCGTAcatgtggatgtggacgtcGGGTTAGGTTCAGGAGGAGGCCTTGGCGCTGTTGGCGTGTTGGACCCACGACTGCAGCCCGAGTATTATAACCACAGCGTCGGTGCGGGTGTCAGGACGAGTACAAACGCAACAGCATCAAATACAAGTATGCCTATGAATGTAAGTGCAAACAAcagagcacgagcacgagcgaGTCTACAGAAGAAGCGAGGGCTGGATGACGTCAGAGACAGCCGTCCGGTAATGGCCAGCCACAACCACGcagagagggaggagaagaagaataaAGACAAGAAGTCGAAATCGCTGTTTAATTTCCTTCATGTAGCCAGCTTGTTTGCGAGGGTTTGAGTGCGATATGGTTGCTGGTTTATGGAATTATGCTTAATATGTGCTTGATTTTACGGATTTTTGGGCGCGTCTGGACTAGTGGCGGATGAAAGCATGTACTGTGTTGATTTGGTAGATAACGTGGAAGATAAATACCTGTTTTACAAGGAGCGTCAAAACATCACCAGAAACTGTCGTACCCATGGGAGAAAGCCTTACAGCCCTTCCAAAGTGTATATGGTGCAGGGTGGGACTTTCGGAGCGCCCAATTAACCGAGAGCTCTGAAAGATGTGTGTGAGTCACACAAACACGACGGTACCGGGATTCGAAGGGGATCGAAGGGAGGAACCTAGAAAGAAAAGCTAAGCACGTCATGGACGATAAAGGGCCGTACATACTGGTGGTCGGAAGGAGTTATCCTCGATGTCGATCTTGATACTGGCTGCAGCTGTAAACATAAATAAGTCGTCAGTAGCCTTTCATAGTTCCAAATATTCCCATCAAAGGGCCGAAAAGTATGAATCAAGATAGAATTTGTTTATGCATTGCAAGAACTAGTAAAACACATTTGATTTGTTAGAATTGAGAAATTGGCATGGATTGAGTGGGTAGCATTATTCCTCATCAGCGTCGTTCAATGGATAGCCGAATACCATCTAGACTCAGAAGAATGTCGATCCTTCTGGAGGTTGGGGCAGCTTCCTGTTATTGAATGACGCCATTTCCCTGAAGAAATATAACATGATATGAATATAATCGCAACAAAACCAAGGTGATACTACGAACTTGCGGATCTCCACGAGAACGTGCTCGATGCTGAGAGCCCTTGACCAGTTAGCAAGGACGGGGAGTTTAGCGGGGTCTACTTTGCCGTTCATTTGATTGACAAAGGGAAGGTTGACGCGCGAGATGAACTCGACTTCAGGACGAGCATCAGGGTAAGCTGGACCACAGGTGATCTTGAGACTATAGATGCGGTTCTCGTGGACAGTCTGATGGTTTGATATCGTCATAAAAGGGCCCTGAGAATGAGCGAAGAGCTGCTGCTTACATGGCCAGGACCGATGATGGTTCCGTTCCAATTGCTCATCAGGATATCGTCGCCATCTTCAAGACCATAGGAGCAAGAGCCATCGCCAATTCCCTTCTCGCCCTTCTCAAGCTCTTCTAGGAGACGGAAATTCCTGGGAACTGAGAATAGGGACTGTATAAGTATTCTGGATATATGAGATGCACTGCGTGCAGACCTTTAGCCATGGTGAGAGTAAACTAGTCaagtaagaaagaaagggaagcTAAGCGGGCAATGAGAGGATAACGCCGCTTAGTCACAGCCACCAAGGTCAAGTCAAGGTCTCCTTGTCGCATAGCCATCCACCACCTTCTCTCATCCGCAGTCATCCCCCTCTCTCATATCCCCCATCGTTCCTCTATATATCATCCACTACAGCTAATCATATAATCAGCCATGTTCGGTGGCGGCTCGTCTACTGAGTACGATGATATCGTTAGTAAGTCATCAGTTACCCATAGTATTGTTAAAGCTGCATTTCTCACATCTTACGCACATCAGGCAAGACAACCGACGAAAATCTGACAAGCGAGAACTGGGAGCTCATATTAAATCTGTGCGATAAGGTGCAAGACGAGGGACAAGCAGGGTGCGCGAACCCCTAGTCATAACAATCCGCAGGGGCTAACGCTGATTTAAACGTCATATTTCAGTGCACACAGCTGTATTGCCGCTGTGCTGAAGCGTCTAGCGCACCGTAATCCTAATGTCCAGCTGTATGCTTTGTCCCTGACCGAATCGCTGAGCAAGAACCTTGGCATCGAAATACATCGCGAGTTGGCTTCGAGGGCATTCACTCAAGGCCTCGAGCGGCTCATTACAGATCGGGTACGTGCAACAAAGGTTGGGCGAATAATGTCAACTTAATGACATCCTT from Psilocybe cubensis strain MGC-MH-2018 chromosome 7, whole genome shotgun sequence encodes:
- a CDS encoding Ubiquitin-conjugating enzyme spm2, yielding MAKVPRNFRLLEELEKGEKGIGDGSCSYGLEDGDDILMSNWNGTIIGPGHTVHENRIYSLKITCGPAYPDARPEVEFISRVNLPFVNQMNGKVDPAKLPVLANWSRALSIEHVLVEIRKEMASFNNRKLPQPPEGSTFF